One Nostoc sp. UHCC 0302 DNA window includes the following coding sequences:
- a CDS encoding STAS domain-containing protein, which translates to MIQIDQKTYTTQDSNTVIVLTPTGRLDITTAWQFRLKLQECISKLSRHVVVNLGQVNFIDSSGLTSLVAGMRDADKVKGSFRICNVHPEAKLVFEVTMMDTVFEIFETEEEALEGVPRSIAS; encoded by the coding sequence GTGATTCAGATAGACCAAAAAACTTATACAACCCAAGATAGCAATACCGTTATTGTCTTAACGCCAACAGGACGCCTAGACATTACCACTGCTTGGCAATTTCGCCTAAAGTTACAAGAGTGTATTTCAAAACTTAGTCGTCATGTAGTTGTCAATCTCGGTCAGGTTAATTTTATTGATAGTTCTGGCCTTACGTCTTTGGTAGCTGGTATGCGTGATGCTGATAAAGTCAAGGGCAGTTTCCGCATCTGCAATGTGCATCCAGAAGCCAAACTCGTGTTTGAAGTCACAATGATGGATACAGTCTTTGAAATATTTGAAACAGAAGAGGAAGCTTTAGAAGGTGTACCTCGTAGCATCGCCAGCTAA
- a CDS encoding YkvA family protein produces the protein MKFSIQSLYSWYRNVLRNPKYRWWVILGTLVYLVSPFDILPDFIPIVGEVDDVFLLTLLVTEVSGLVIEGWKARKGNLDTEAPNTSKNSTSTADTIDVDAVSVK, from the coding sequence ATGAAATTCTCAATCCAATCACTTTATAGTTGGTATCGCAATGTACTTCGTAATCCAAAGTACCGTTGGTGGGTGATTCTAGGAACCCTAGTATATTTGGTCAGCCCATTTGATATTCTTCCAGACTTTATACCCATTGTCGGGGAAGTTGATGACGTTTTTCTTTTGACTTTACTAGTTACTGAGGTATCTGGGTTAGTCATTGAAGGCTGGAAAGCTCGTAAGGGTAATCTGGACACTGAAGCCCCAAACACCAGCAAGAATTCTACCTCCACAGCCGATACAATCGATGTTGATGCCGTGTCTGTCAAGTAG
- a CDS encoding competence/damage-inducible protein A has product MSAEIICVGTELLLGDILNGNAQFLAKQLAQLGIPHYYQTVVGDNPERLKQVIEIAISRAQILIFTGGLGPTPDDLTCETIADFFGVPLVERPDIIEDIADKFSQRGRVMTPSNRKQALIPQGAEILPNPTGTAPGIIWQPRPEITIFTFPGVPSEMYPMWEETAVPFLKNQGWGKEIIYSRSLRFWGIGESALAEKVSSYLKLPNPTVAPYAGKGEVRLRVSAKANSEAAAESLILPIEKQIKEIAGLDYYGVNDDTLASVVGQLLHASKETLSVAESCTGGGLGQMLTEISGSSDYFWGGVISYDNSVKVRLLGVNPEDLDKFGAVSATVAEQMAVGVKTRLATTWGLSITGIAGPTGGTETKPVGLVYIGLAGPKDEVKSFEYQFGTARGRALIRHVSANAALDSLRRKLLTR; this is encoded by the coding sequence ATGAGTGCAGAAATTATTTGTGTTGGTACAGAATTGCTGTTGGGAGATATTCTTAATGGTAATGCTCAGTTTTTGGCGAAGCAATTAGCGCAGCTAGGTATTCCTCACTACTATCAAACTGTAGTTGGGGATAATCCAGAACGGTTGAAGCAAGTTATAGAAATCGCTATTTCAAGAGCGCAAATTCTTATTTTCACTGGTGGTCTTGGCCCGACACCAGATGACCTCACCTGCGAAACGATCGCCGATTTTTTCGGTGTCCCTTTGGTAGAACGCCCAGATATCATCGAAGATATAGCTGATAAATTCTCCCAACGTGGTCGGGTGATGACTCCCAGTAACCGCAAGCAAGCCTTGATTCCCCAAGGTGCAGAAATTTTACCCAACCCCACTGGAACAGCACCCGGTATCATCTGGCAACCCCGTCCTGAGATCACGATTTTTACTTTTCCTGGGGTTCCGAGTGAAATGTACCCAATGTGGGAAGAAACAGCTGTCCCCTTTCTTAAAAACCAAGGTTGGGGCAAAGAAATTATTTACAGCCGCAGTTTAAGATTTTGGGGCATTGGTGAATCTGCTTTGGCAGAAAAGGTCTCCTCTTATTTGAAATTGCCCAACCCCACAGTAGCGCCTTATGCAGGTAAGGGAGAAGTAAGATTGCGCGTTTCTGCTAAAGCAAATTCAGAAGCAGCAGCAGAGTCTTTGATTTTACCTATTGAGAAACAAATTAAAGAAATTGCTGGGCTAGATTATTATGGTGTCAATGACGACACACTTGCTTCTGTTGTCGGTCAGTTATTGCATGCATCGAAAGAAACGCTTTCAGTAGCAGAATCTTGCACTGGTGGCGGACTAGGGCAAATGTTAACTGAAATTTCTGGGAGTTCTGATTACTTTTGGGGTGGGGTCATTTCTTATGACAACTCGGTGAAAGTTAGGTTACTAGGGGTAAACCCAGAAGATTTAGATAAATTTGGAGCGGTGAGTGCTACTGTAGCAGAGCAAATGGCAGTAGGGGTAAAAACGCGTCTTGCAACTACATGGGGGTTGAGTATCACTGGTATTGCTGGCCCAACTGGGGGGACGGAAACTAAACCTGTGGGTTTAGTTTACATTGGTTTGGCTGGGCCAAAAGATGAAGTGAAAAGTTTTGAATATCAGTTTGGTACAGCGCGGGGACGCGCTCTAATTCGTCATGTGAGCGCAAATGCAGCCCTGGATAGTTTGCGGCGCAAGTTGTTAACGAGGTAG
- a CDS encoding chromophore lyase CpcT/CpeT: protein MSFSPQLIALGEYLAGEFDNREQAIAEPVWYVHLRLWLRPVNLFSEDSITLFAEQANIVNLAQPYRQRIMRLRQGNDFDAPLQVQFYMLHAPEAFKGAGDNPDLLNTLTPNQLDLLPGCILTVTQERLGSNGYKFAATQPPDTCCSFTYLGNSVQVSLGFEATATEFYSYDKGIDSATGKATWGAILGPYRYMKRNQY from the coding sequence ATGAGCTTCTCGCCACAGTTAATTGCCTTAGGTGAGTACCTAGCTGGTGAATTTGATAATCGAGAACAAGCCATTGCAGAACCCGTTTGGTACGTTCACCTACGCCTGTGGCTGAGGCCAGTTAATCTGTTTTCAGAAGACAGCATTACCTTGTTTGCTGAACAAGCGAATATTGTCAATCTAGCTCAACCTTACCGCCAGCGAATTATGCGGTTGCGTCAGGGGAATGACTTTGATGCACCCCTGCAAGTGCAATTTTATATGCTTCATGCTCCAGAAGCATTTAAAGGCGCAGGTGATAATCCCGATTTACTCAATACACTGACACCCAACCAATTAGATTTACTACCAGGCTGTATCCTCACAGTTACTCAGGAAAGACTAGGCTCAAACGGCTATAAGTTTGCCGCTACCCAACCGCCAGACACTTGTTGCAGCTTTACTTATCTTGGCAATAGTGTGCAGGTTTCCTTAGGGTTTGAAGCCACTGCAACAGAATTTTACAGCTACGACAAAGGAATTGATTCAGCAACTGGAAAAGCGACTTGGGGAGCCATTTTAGGCCCTTATCGCTATATGAAGAGAAATCAGTACTGA
- a CDS encoding biopolymer transporter ExbD: protein MKVNLHTPIEEIQVQIIPLIDVVFCILTFFLLAALQFTRQQAINVDLPKASPSTTSGITSQGGSLIVTIDALGNTYIEKQPIKKEDLGQSLKQYLEANPSAVVVLNASRTAIYNDVVETLDLLRQVGGDRVSLGIIPAASQAPTYVPNQPLAPSFPTAPNVPPVPNTSPVPGINPQGNFSPNLPLTPNQVPFPRISGQPPTGKSVIPANPGISSVPKPRTFQVPVTPKQTQPTPQR from the coding sequence ATGAAAGTTAATTTACATACTCCAATTGAAGAAATTCAAGTTCAAATTATTCCTTTAATTGATGTTGTTTTTTGTATCCTGACATTTTTTCTGTTGGCGGCTTTGCAATTTACGCGACAACAAGCGATTAATGTTGATTTGCCCAAAGCCAGTCCAAGTACGACATCTGGGATAACATCACAAGGTGGAAGTCTAATTGTCACCATTGATGCTCTTGGCAACACTTACATAGAAAAACAGCCGATAAAAAAAGAGGATTTAGGACAGAGTTTAAAACAGTATCTTGAAGCTAATCCTAGTGCTGTTGTGGTGCTGAATGCTTCGCGAACTGCAATTTACAACGATGTGGTCGAAACATTAGACTTGCTGCGGCAAGTGGGAGGCGATCGCGTGTCTTTAGGAATTATTCCGGCTGCGTCTCAAGCACCGACATACGTGCCAAACCAACCTTTGGCTCCTTCATTCCCCACTGCGCCTAATGTACCACCTGTACCTAATACTTCACCAGTTCCAGGCATTAATCCCCAGGGTAATTTTAGCCCTAACTTGCCCTTAACACCTAATCAAGTACCTTTTCCCAGGATAAGTGGCCAACCTCCAACTGGAAAAAGCGTAATTCCCGCTAATCCTGGCATTTCTTCTGTACCCAAACCACGGACATTTCAAGTGCCTGTAACACCCAAACAAACCCAACCTACTCCTCAAAGGTGA
- a CDS encoding MotA/TolQ/ExbB proton channel family protein: MDILDLFKKGGPAMWPLLVLSILSLSVIFERLWFWLRILSQEKEIVNRILDAARDNWEVAAEVAKRATDQPIGRFLYAPLSFPKSDAETFRLALESTAEDELAGMRRGEKLLEAVIALAPLLGLLGTVLGLIHSLRSIRIGDLGTESTAGVTTGIGESLISTATGLIVAIISLAFYRLFQGFVVNQVKIFRKAGNEMELLYRQSPPDFSNRTSAIARESLPENITPPPPRKPGKNRFPEPPQPPNVPN, translated from the coding sequence GTGGATATTTTAGATTTATTTAAAAAGGGCGGGCCAGCAATGTGGCCTCTGCTGGTTCTGTCGATTTTGTCTTTGAGTGTAATTTTTGAGCGCCTGTGGTTCTGGTTGCGAATTTTGTCTCAAGAAAAGGAAATAGTTAATCGCATTCTAGATGCTGCTCGTGATAATTGGGAAGTAGCTGCGGAAGTTGCTAAACGAGCAACAGATCAGCCTATAGGAAGGTTTCTCTATGCGCCTCTCAGCTTCCCAAAAAGCGATGCAGAAACCTTTCGATTAGCGCTGGAGTCTACAGCCGAAGATGAATTGGCAGGGATGCGGCGAGGGGAAAAACTTTTAGAAGCTGTAATTGCCCTTGCGCCGTTGCTGGGATTGTTAGGTACAGTTTTGGGTTTAATTCATTCTCTACGCTCAATTCGAATTGGCGATTTGGGAACTGAATCTACAGCTGGGGTAACCACTGGTATTGGTGAATCTCTGATTAGTACAGCTACGGGACTAATAGTTGCGATTATTAGTTTGGCATTCTACCGCTTATTTCAAGGTTTTGTTGTCAACCAAGTTAAAATTTTCCGTAAAGCAGGAAATGAAATGGAGTTACTCTACCGCCAATCTCCACCTGACTTTAGCAATAGGACATCAGCGATCGCGCGGGAATCTTTGCCAGAGAATATCACTCCACCTCCACCTCGCAAGCCAGGGAAAAACAGATTTCCTGAACCTCCACAACCGCCTAATGTACCTAATTAA
- the psb29 gene encoding photosystem II biogenesis protein Psp29 gives MNNVRTVSDTKRTFYTLHTRPINTIYRRVVEELMVEMHLLSVNVDFSYSPIYALGVVTTFDRFMQGYLPERDLESLFNALCQAVEQEPQRYRQDAERLQVLAESLPINDLIAWLSQTTHLDRDADLQGHLQAIANNPNFKYNRLFAIGLFSLLELSSPEVVKDEKQRTEALKAIASGLHLSEDKLNKDLELYRSNLDKMAQALVVMTDMLSADRKKREQRKQQSTTSVVPPTANE, from the coding sequence GTGAATAACGTCCGTACAGTCTCTGATACAAAGCGAACTTTCTACACTCTTCACACCCGTCCGATTAACACTATTTATCGTCGGGTAGTGGAAGAGTTGATGGTGGAAATGCATCTGCTGTCAGTAAATGTTGATTTTAGCTACAGTCCGATTTATGCCTTGGGCGTCGTCACTACCTTTGACCGCTTCATGCAAGGCTATCTACCAGAACGGGATCTAGAATCTCTTTTTAACGCCCTATGTCAGGCTGTAGAACAAGAGCCGCAACGCTATCGACAAGATGCAGAAAGATTGCAAGTTTTAGCTGAAAGTTTGCCAATTAATGATTTAATTGCGTGGCTTAGCCAAACGACTCACTTAGATCGAGATGCTGACTTGCAGGGACACCTACAAGCGATCGCCAATAATCCTAACTTTAAATACAACCGTTTGTTTGCGATTGGTTTATTCTCATTATTGGAATTATCATCTCCCGAAGTAGTCAAAGACGAAAAGCAACGTACTGAGGCACTAAAAGCGATCGCTAGCGGTTTACACCTATCTGAGGACAAACTCAACAAAGATTTAGAGCTATACCGCTCTAATCTAGACAAGATGGCACAGGCATTGGTAGTTATGACAGATATGCTCTCGGCTGATCGCAAAAAACGCGAACAGCGCAAACAACAATCAACTACCTCAGTTGTACCGCCTACTGCCAACGAATAG
- a CDS encoding MraY family glycosyltransferase, protein MPPQIYHLIAFLVAAVVVLWTTPDVKNIGIKSGRVDQPGDRKVHQHPMVRLGGVSIFAGTIISLIIVWRLGGFANLPTEKEWQILGVTLGGLGFFLIGLADDLLNLSPLARLLMQVIVAVGAWKAGVSIDFISIPTIGIVDLDWLSLPITVVWLVGMVNAINWIDGLDGLAAGVSGIAAVVMLVVSLFMRQPAAALIAAALAGAALGFLRYNFNPAQIFMGDGGSYFMGFTLAAVGVIGLVKIPAFTAVLLPYLILAVPIVDMSVVILARLCRGKLPWAADKRHLHHRLLNAGLSHRLTVLFIYSLTLWVGSLALAIAGIPSGITYACGATSLLSYATWRVWKLSRQS, encoded by the coding sequence ATGCCTCCTCAGATTTATCATCTGATTGCCTTCCTTGTCGCAGCAGTAGTCGTTCTCTGGACTACGCCTGATGTTAAAAATATAGGCATAAAAAGTGGACGTGTAGATCAGCCTGGCGATCGCAAAGTCCATCAACACCCAATGGTACGCTTGGGAGGGGTTTCTATTTTTGCTGGTACTATCATCTCCCTAATAATTGTTTGGCGGTTGGGCGGATTTGCAAATCTGCCGACTGAAAAAGAATGGCAAATTTTGGGTGTCACTTTAGGTGGACTAGGCTTTTTTCTGATCGGTTTAGCAGACGATTTGTTAAATCTTTCCCCTCTAGCACGCCTACTTATGCAAGTTATTGTGGCAGTGGGTGCATGGAAAGCGGGCGTAAGTATAGATTTTATTAGTATTCCCACAATCGGTATAGTTGACTTAGACTGGCTCAGTTTACCGATTACAGTTGTTTGGCTTGTGGGGATGGTTAATGCCATCAACTGGATTGACGGTTTAGATGGATTAGCTGCTGGTGTATCGGGGATTGCCGCTGTAGTTATGTTGGTTGTGTCCCTATTTATGCGACAACCAGCAGCAGCCCTGATTGCCGCAGCTTTAGCTGGTGCTGCCCTGGGATTTCTTCGCTATAATTTCAACCCCGCGCAAATCTTTATGGGAGATGGCGGATCTTATTTCATGGGATTCACCCTAGCTGCTGTGGGTGTAATTGGTCTGGTAAAAATCCCGGCTTTCACTGCCGTGTTACTGCCTTATCTGATTTTGGCAGTGCCAATTGTAGATATGTCAGTAGTGATTTTGGCACGGCTTTGCCGTGGTAAGTTGCCTTGGGCAGCTGATAAACGCCACCTGCATCACCGACTGCTAAATGCTGGTTTATCTCATAGACTGACAGTTTTATTTATTTACTCTTTAACACTGTGGGTAGGAAGTTTAGCATTAGCTATTGCTGGTATACCCAGTGGCATTACTTACGCTTGTGGTGCAACTTCGTTGCTAAGTTATGCTACATGGCGTGTCTGGAAATTGTCTCGGCAATCTTAG
- a CDS encoding SRPBCC family protein produces MRGWLSKFIHRKRRRFCASLMRTYREISSASVDELWQKVVDLTDVSWHPLLKSTNVPYGLVPKPGLIYQAVTRFSPIPIRIFVERVNPRELLSIRIMTIPGVEERVTYQVESTVCGTCLSYSVTLRGWLSPLIWSLSRPYADRVARSLVEAAEKAALPTVSAKKKSLNDSCFDF; encoded by the coding sequence ATGCGAGGTTGGTTATCCAAATTCATCCATCGCAAACGTCGTCGGTTTTGCGCTTCTCTAATGCGGACGTATCGGGAGATAAGTTCTGCTTCTGTAGATGAACTATGGCAAAAAGTGGTTGATTTAACAGATGTTTCCTGGCATCCACTACTCAAAAGTACCAATGTTCCTTACGGATTAGTTCCAAAACCGGGATTAATTTATCAAGCAGTAACGCGCTTTTCGCCAATTCCGATCAGAATTTTTGTGGAACGTGTTAATCCTAGAGAACTGCTGAGTATTCGCATAATGACGATTCCTGGGGTTGAGGAAAGAGTCACTTACCAAGTAGAGTCTACAGTCTGTGGCACTTGTTTATCTTATTCTGTAACGCTACGCGGTTGGTTATCGCCCCTGATTTGGTCGTTATCCCGTCCTTATGCCGATCGAGTCGCCCGCTCTTTAGTAGAGGCAGCAGAAAAGGCAGCATTACCTACGGTTTCAGCTAAGAAAAAATCTCTTAACGATAGTTGTTTTGATTTTTAG
- a CDS encoding phage holin family protein produces MNIVTLFIVWVVTSLSLLLISKLPLGVEIDTPGKAFFSAAILGIVTAIVRPILHFVFAVPNALTLNLLSGIFTFMIAVVCFSIAAWLVEGFRLRFGIWSAVIGAFALTIINSLIYRLLGV; encoded by the coding sequence ATGAATATTGTGACGCTTTTTATTGTTTGGGTAGTAACATCTCTTAGCTTATTGCTCATTAGTAAATTGCCTTTAGGAGTTGAAATTGACACTCCAGGTAAGGCATTTTTTTCCGCAGCAATACTAGGTATTGTGACGGCAATAGTTCGACCGATTTTACACTTCGTATTTGCAGTACCAAATGCTCTCACGCTTAACTTGCTATCCGGCATTTTCACATTTATGATTGCCGTTGTTTGTTTTAGTATTGCTGCTTGGTTAGTAGAGGGCTTTCGTTTACGCTTCGGGATTTGGAGTGCTGTTATTGGGGCATTTGCACTTACTATAATTAACAGTTTAATTTACAGACTATTAGGTGTTTAA
- the hemF gene encoding oxygen-dependent coproporphyrinogen oxidase has translation MLTNSQIPTVETPSSTSLPPTDAQSRVSQFMKQLQAEITQALAKLDGAGKFHEDSWERPEGGGGRSRVLRDGAIFEQAGVNFSEVWGSHLPPSILAQRPEAEGHGFYATGTSLVIHPRNPYVPTVHLNYRYFEAGPVWWFGGGSDLTPYYPFAEDATHFHQTLKQACDKHHPEYYPVFKHWCDEYFYLKHRGETRGVGGLFLDYQDGRGVLYHGPNPNGEAATYSNQLGEQPTRSWEDLFAFVQDAASAFLPAYTPIVERRHGMEYGDRQRNFQLYRRGRYVEFNLVYDRGTIFGLQTNGRTESILMSLPPLVRWEYGYQPEPNSPEAELYETFLKPQDWINWIATK, from the coding sequence ATGTTGACCAACTCGCAAATCCCAACTGTGGAAACACCATCATCCACATCTTTACCGCCAACTGACGCTCAATCCAGGGTGAGTCAGTTTATGAAACAGTTGCAAGCAGAAATCACACAAGCGTTGGCAAAACTGGATGGTGCAGGTAAGTTTCACGAAGATAGTTGGGAACGTCCAGAAGGGGGTGGAGGGCGATCACGCGTCCTACGTGATGGTGCAATATTTGAACAAGCAGGTGTAAATTTTTCTGAAGTTTGGGGTTCTCATCTGCCACCCTCAATTTTAGCCCAACGCCCTGAAGCAGAAGGGCATGGCTTCTATGCCACGGGTACTTCACTAGTGATACATCCGCGTAATCCTTACGTACCTACTGTTCACCTGAATTATCGCTATTTTGAGGCCGGCCCAGTATGGTGGTTTGGTGGCGGTTCTGATTTGACACCATATTATCCATTTGCCGAAGATGCAACCCATTTCCATCAAACACTAAAGCAGGCTTGCGACAAACACCACCCAGAGTATTATCCAGTGTTTAAGCACTGGTGTGATGAATATTTTTACCTTAAGCATCGCGGTGAAACACGGGGTGTTGGCGGTTTATTTTTGGATTACCAAGATGGTCGAGGTGTTTTATATCACGGCCCAAATCCAAATGGGGAGGCAGCTACTTATAGTAATCAACTGGGAGAACAACCAACCCGCAGTTGGGAAGATTTATTTGCTTTCGTGCAAGACGCTGCTAGTGCGTTTTTGCCAGCCTACACACCAATTGTAGAACGACGACACGGGATGGAATATGGCGATCGCCAACGAAATTTTCAACTTTACCGTCGGGGAAGATATGTAGAATTTAACTTGGTTTATGACCGAGGCACAATTTTTGGTCTGCAAACCAACGGACGTACCGAATCAATTCTCATGTCCCTACCACCCCTAGTGCGTTGGGAATACGGTTATCAACCGGAACCTAATTCGCCTGAAGCCGAGTTGTATGAAACCTTCCTCAAACCTCAAGATTGGATCAACTGGATAGCAACTAAATAG
- the rodA gene encoding rod shape-determining protein RodA, translating into MLLKRSLPKIRWKSWVKPWQYVDWLLFFLPIAVSIFGGMMIFSTELKQPVTDWWWHWLVAGIGALIALFLARTRYETLIQWHWVTYALTNLSLIAVMIAGTSAKGAQRWISVAGFNVQPSEFAKVGMIITLAALLHRRTASSIESVFRALAITAIPWGLVFLQPDLATSLVFGAIVLGMLYWANANPGWLILLISPVIAAILFSISWPLPGLIILFKDLSVSPLGLVWVVVMGILGWLTLPWRRFALNGIGASVINLLGGELGIFAWNHVLKEYQKDRLSVFINPDHDPLGAGYHLIQSRIAIGAGEMWGWGLFKGPMTQLNFVPEQHTDFIFSAVGEEFGFVGCLVLLFVFCLICFRLLHVAQTAKDNFGSLLAIGVLSMIVFQLIVNIGMTVGLAPVAGIPLPWMSYGRSAMLTNFISLGIVESVANFRQRQKYY; encoded by the coding sequence ATGTTATTAAAACGATCGCTTCCCAAAATTCGCTGGAAGTCTTGGGTTAAACCCTGGCAGTACGTAGATTGGTTACTATTTTTTTTACCAATTGCTGTCAGCATCTTTGGCGGCATGATGATTTTCAGTACTGAACTGAAGCAACCGGTAACTGATTGGTGGTGGCACTGGCTGGTAGCAGGTATTGGTGCGCTAATAGCACTGTTTTTAGCTCGTACCCGTTACGAAACTCTGATTCAGTGGCATTGGGTAACATACGCACTGACAAACCTCAGCTTGATTGCCGTGATGATTGCTGGTACTAGTGCTAAGGGAGCGCAGCGTTGGATTAGTGTCGCCGGCTTTAATGTGCAGCCCTCAGAATTTGCTAAAGTCGGCATGATTATTACCTTAGCAGCTTTGTTACATAGGCGTACTGCCTCTAGTATTGAAAGTGTTTTCCGTGCTTTGGCAATCACTGCTATACCTTGGGGATTAGTATTTTTACAGCCAGATTTGGCCACATCATTGGTGTTTGGGGCGATCGTGTTAGGAATGTTGTACTGGGCAAATGCCAACCCGGGCTGGTTGATTCTACTGATTTCTCCTGTAATTGCTGCCATTCTGTTTAGTATAAGTTGGCCGTTACCAGGGCTGATAATTCTGTTCAAAGATTTATCTGTTAGCCCTTTAGGGTTAGTTTGGGTAGTGGTTATGGGTATTCTTGGCTGGCTGACTCTTCCTTGGCGCCGATTTGCCCTTAATGGTATTGGTGCATCGGTTATTAACCTTTTGGGTGGGGAATTAGGCATTTTCGCCTGGAACCATGTTTTGAAAGAGTATCAAAAAGATCGGCTCAGTGTATTTATTAACCCCGATCACGACCCTCTTGGTGCTGGGTATCACCTAATCCAATCTCGCATCGCCATTGGTGCTGGGGAAATGTGGGGCTGGGGTTTATTCAAAGGGCCGATGACGCAATTGAATTTCGTACCTGAACAACATACAGACTTCATTTTCTCCGCAGTGGGCGAAGAATTCGGTTTTGTTGGTTGTTTGGTATTGTTATTTGTCTTTTGCTTAATTTGCTTTCGCCTACTACACGTTGCTCAAACAGCTAAAGATAATTTTGGCTCGTTGTTGGCTATCGGTGTTTTGTCAATGATCGTGTTTCAATTGATTGTTAACATTGGCATGACTGTTGGTTTAGCACCTGTGGCAGGAATTCCCTTGCCTTGGATGAGTTACGGACGTTCCGCCATGCTAACCAACTTTATTTCCTTGGGAATAGTAGAATCAGTAGCAAATTTTCGACAACGGCAGAAGTATTATTGA
- a CDS encoding Mrp/NBP35 family ATP-binding protein, whose product MYDILDAHSVLEVLRPVEDPELRKSLVELNMIRNVKIDAGKVSFTLVLTTPACPLREFIVEDCKKAVKKLPSVTDVSIEVTAETPQQKSLPDRTGVAGVKNIIAVSSGKGGVGKSTVAVNVAVALAQTGAKVGLLDADIYGPNDPTMLGLADAQITVRSTEKGDILEPAFNHGVKLVSMGFLIDRDQPVIWRGPMLNGVIRQFLYQVEWGELDYLIVDMPPGTGDAQLTLTQAVPMAGAVIVTTPQTVALLDSRKGLRMFQQMNVPVLGIVENMSYFIPPDQPDKQYDIFGSGGGSKTAAELEVPLLGCVPLEISTRVGGDSGVPIVVGDPDSASAKALTAIALTIAGKVSVAALS is encoded by the coding sequence ATGTACGATATCCTTGATGCCCATTCTGTCTTAGAAGTCTTGCGACCAGTGGAAGATCCAGAACTCCGAAAAAGTCTGGTTGAACTAAACATGATTCGCAACGTCAAAATTGACGCTGGCAAAGTTAGTTTTACTTTGGTGTTAACGACTCCCGCCTGTCCTTTACGGGAATTTATCGTTGAAGACTGTAAAAAAGCTGTTAAAAAGCTACCAAGCGTTACTGATGTCAGCATAGAAGTAACAGCAGAAACACCACAGCAAAAAAGCTTACCTGATCGTACTGGCGTAGCTGGGGTGAAAAATATCATTGCTGTTTCCAGCGGTAAAGGCGGCGTTGGTAAAAGTACAGTAGCAGTAAATGTGGCAGTCGCTTTAGCGCAAACTGGGGCGAAAGTTGGTTTGCTAGATGCTGATATTTACGGCCCCAATGACCCCACAATGCTTGGATTAGCCGATGCCCAAATTACTGTACGCTCAACTGAAAAAGGTGACATCCTGGAACCTGCTTTCAATCACGGCGTCAAATTAGTTTCAATGGGCTTTTTGATTGACCGAGATCAACCAGTGATTTGGCGGGGGCCAATGCTGAATGGAGTGATTCGCCAGTTTCTCTATCAAGTGGAATGGGGTGAACTGGACTATCTGATTGTAGATATGCCACCAGGAACGGGAGATGCTCAGTTAACTTTAACTCAAGCAGTACCAATGGCTGGGGCAGTCATTGTGACCACACCGCAAACCGTAGCGCTGTTAGATTCTCGTAAGGGATTGCGGATGTTTCAACAGATGAACGTCCCAGTATTGGGAATCGTGGAAAATATGAGCTATTTTATACCCCCTGATCAACCGGATAAGCAGTATGACATCTTTGGTTCAGGCGGTGGCTCAAAAACAGCGGCTGAATTAGAAGTACCACTGTTGGGGTGCGTACCACTAGAGATTTCTACACGAGTTGGTGGTGACAGCGGTGTGCCGATAGTCGTTGGCGATCCAGATTCAGCTTCCGCAAAAGCATTAACAGCGATCGCCCTGACTATTGCTGGTAAAGTATCAGTTGCTGCCTTGTCATAA
- a CDS encoding NAD(P)H dehydrogenase subunit NdhS, translating to MILPGATVRVKNPADTYYRYEGLVQRVSDGKVAVLFEGGNWDKLISFRLSELELVETTAGRKKAK from the coding sequence ATGATCCTGCCTGGAGCAACTGTTCGCGTCAAGAATCCCGCAGATACCTATTATCGATACGAAGGACTCGTGCAACGGGTGAGTGATGGCAAAGTAGCCGTACTATTTGAAGGTGGTAACTGGGATAAATTAATTAGCTTCCGCCTATCAGAGCTAGAACTCGTAGAAACCACAGCGGGACGTAAAAAAGCGAAATAA